A region of Ictidomys tridecemlineatus isolate mIctTri1 chromosome 4, mIctTri1.hap1, whole genome shotgun sequence DNA encodes the following proteins:
- the LOC101963509 gene encoding olfactory receptor 52I2, whose amino-acid sequence MNRKAFSPVMLGPPYNHTEENPATFFLVGIPGLQSSHFWLAISLSAMYTTALVGNSIIMMVICMDSTLQEPMFCFLCVLAAVDIVMSSSVVPKMVSIFSSGHSSISFQACFTQMYFVHAATAMETGLLLAMAFDRYVAICKPLHYKSILTPRVMLGMSVIITTRAVISITPLSWMISHLPFCGSHVVPHSYCEHMAVAKLACADPMASCLYSLIGSSIVVGADVVLIAASYILILRAVFGLSSKNAQWKALSTCGSHVVVMALYYLPGMVSVYISWLGQDSVPLHTQVLLSDFYLIIPPTLNPIIYGLRTKQLRERIWRLLICPFHHSSQSS is encoded by the coding sequence ATGAATAGAAAAGCATTCTCACCTGTGATGCTGGGGCCACCCTACAACCACACAGAGGAAAACCCTGCCACCTTCTTCCTTGTGGGCATTCCAGGCTTGCAGTCTTCACACTTTTGGCTGGCTATCTCACTGAGTGCCATGTACACCACAGCTCTGGTAGGAAACAGCATCATTATGATGGTAATTTGCATGGATTCCACTCTACAAGAGCCCATGTTTTGCTTCCTGTGTGTTCTGGCTGCTGTGGACATTGTCATGTCCTCTTCTGTGGTCCCCAAGATGGTGAGCATCTTCTCCTCAGGACATAGCTCCATCAGCTTCCAGGCCTGTTTCACTCAGATGTACTTTGTCCATGCAGCCACAGCTATGGAGACAGGGCTGCTGCTGGCCATGGCTTTTGACCGCTATGTAGCCATCTGCAAGCCCCTACACTACAAGAGCATTCTCACACCCAGAGTGATGCTGGGGATGAGTGTGATCATCACCACCAGGGCTGTCATATCCATAACCCCATTGAGTTGGATGATTAGCCATCTACCTTTCTGTGGCTCCCATGTGGTTCCCCATTCCTACTGTGAGCACATGGCTGTGGCCAAGTTAGCATGTGCTGACCCCATGGCCAGCTGTCTCTATAGTTTAATTGGTTCCTCCATTGTTGTAGGCGCTGATGTAGTTTTAATTGCTGCCTCCTATATCCTGATTCTCAGGGCAGTATTTGGTCTTTCCTCAAAGAATGCTCAGTGGAAGGCATTAAGCACATGTGGCTCCCATGTGGTGGTCATGGCTTTGTACTACCTACCTGGGATGGTGTCAGTCTATATATCCTGGCTAGGACAGGACTCAGTCCCTCTGCACACTCAGGTGCTGTTATCTGACTTTTATTTGATCATTCCACCCACCTTGAACCCCATCATCTATGGCCTGAGGACTAAACAACTAAGGGAGAGAATATGGAGATTGCTTATCTGCCCTTTTCATCATTCCAGTCAGAGTTCATGA